CTGGAGGCAGCGGCCGGGGAGGAACGTCCCTCCGAGACCCTGGAGGCCGAGGAGGCCCCGGAAGACGAAAGGGAGGCCCCCGCTGCGGCGCCCGAAGCTGCTGCCCCGGAGCCCGAGGTTCCCCCGGCCCCCCTGTCGCCCGCGCCGGAGGCAGGGGCGGGTCCGGGGGACGGGACCCGACAGCTCGTGGCGTGCCTGGAGGTGCTGCGGGCGGATCTGCGGGAAGGCTCCGAGCGCGTGTTCCGGGCTGCGGCAGCCGGCCCCGAGGCGTTGGACGCCGAGCTCACCCAGTTCCGGCACCTGCTGGACGACGGGCTGGCGTCGGCCCTGCACCTGGCCCAGGGGCCCGGAGCCCTGCCCGCCGCAGTGCCGGCCGACCTGAAGGGAGATCTGGAGCGGGTCCGCAACGGCCTTGCAGAGCTCAGCGCGAGCCTTCGGGCCATCGAAGAGCGTCTGGACCGGGCAGCCGGCGCCGGCGCCGCCTCCCCCGGCCCACACACTCCTCGCCCACAGGCGCCCGCCCCACCGGCCGAAGAGGCCCAGGGCAGCGAGAGCGCACCCTCCGTGTGCCTCGTTTCCGTGGGGGGGGCGTTCCTGGAGGTCCCCGCCCAACTGGTGGTCAACGCCTACGTCCTGGGCTCGGGCCAGGCAGCCCGTATCCGGGAGCGGGGGTACGCCACCCTCAAAGACTTCCGCAAACCGTTCCGGAGCATCAAGAACGGCCTCGCCGGGCCCCTCTCGGAGAGGAGCGGCGGTGAGCTGTCCGGGCTCCGGTTTGCCGTGGCCGCGGGCAGCCCCGAGCCCCACGCGGCCGTGCTCCTGAGCGACGGCGCCAACCATGCCGCGCTGCTGACCGACGCCGTCCCGGACCGCACGCCCCGCCCCCGGGGATGCAGCCCCCTCTTTCGCCTGGAGCCGGGAGAGCCGGCAGCCTAAACGGGGTCCCCTCACCGGTCCACCCCCGTGCCGGCGGCGGCCCCCTTCCGGGCCGCCGCTGTGCGTGTGGCGCCGGGTCGACCGGGGAACGGCATCTCAAGAACCGGGGCCCTCCAGACGATCAGTAGGGCCTGGAGCACGGGCCCGTCCGAGTCTGGGCTCGGCGCCGTACCGGGCATCCCTCGCACCCCAGCGGGGGCGCCCTCCGCGGAGACCTCACCATGGACCTGAGCAGCGGCGACATCTCCCACCTGGTCTTTCGGCGCGTAACCCGCGACGACCCGGGTTCGGTCTCCCTTACGGGCCCCATGCTCAACCTGTTGGTGAGCGTGGACGGGAAGACGTCCCTCGGAGCCCTGGCCGATCGCCTCGGGCTGCCCATGGCCAGGGTGCGGGAGAGCCTGATCCCCCTGCACCAGCGGGGGCTCGTGGAGGCGGTCTCCCAGGGCCCGGCCGTGCTCGGCGCCGGGTTCTTCACCGTCCTGCGCGCCCAGCTCGCCGTAGCCGTGGGGCCCATCGCCGGGGTCATCGTGGAGGACGCGGTGGCCGACCTGGGGTACGACCCGGCACGGTTTCCCGCCCACCGGGCGGCGGAGCTGGTCGATCTCCTGTCCCGGGAGATTCCGCGCGACGACAAGCGCGCGGCCTTCCAGAAGAGCATGCTCAAGAAACTGGCCGAGGCATCCTGATTCCCCTTGCCGGCCCGCCCCCGAGGAGCCCTCCCATGATCCTGATCTGCGAAGACTGCGGGAAGAAGTACCGGATCGATCCCGACAAGATCTCGGGCCCCGAGGCGCGGTTCCGCTGCAAGAACTGCTCGTTCGTGATGGTGGTGAAGAAGCCGGCGGGCGAGCCCGCCGCCCCCGGGGTCTCGCCCGGGGAGGCCCGCGAAGCGCGAGGAGACGCCCCTGCCGAGCCTCCTGCCCTCCCCTCCGCCCCCCCGCCGGGGGCGGAGCGGACGGAGGCGCCCGAGTCCCTTCCCGACGTCGCGGCGGCGCTCCCAACACGGAAAGGCTTCGGGCTCACCGGAAAGGTGACCGCCGTGATGCTGGCGGTGAGCCTGCTGCCCCTGCTCGCCTTCTCCGGGGTGGCGCTCCAGCAGACCCAGGCCCGCATGCGCGCCGAGCAGGAAGCGATGGCCGCCCAGGTGACCTCGGGCCTGGCGAGCCAGGTGGACGAATGGATCGACAAGAACGTGCGGGCGCTTCGCGCGGCGGCCCGCCTGCCCGACATCGTGGGCATGGACCCGGCGGCCCAGGAGGTGGTGCTCAAGGCGCTGCATCAGGAGTACCCCTGGATGTACCTCACCTTCACCCTGGACCCGGCCGGCGGGAACGTGGCCCGCAACGACGGGGAGGCCCTCCGGGATTACTCGGACCGCCTCTACTACCGAAACGTGGCCGCGGGCAGCGAGCTGGCCTGGCAGACCCTGGTGGGCAAGACGTCGAAGAAGCCCGCCCTCGTGCTCGCCGTGCCCATTCGCCGAGACGACCGGCTGGTTGGGGTGATGGCGGCGGCCATGACCCTGGACCAGGTGAGCGACCGGGTGGCCTCGTGGACGGCGGGAGAGACCGGCTTTGCGTTCCTCGTGGACGAGACGGGGAAGGTCGTGGCTCACCAGGTGGCGTCCTTCGTCCAGGAGGAAAAGAACCTCGGCCAGCACCCCCTGGTCGCCGCCCAGACCCGGGGCTCCGGGGGAGCCCACACCTTCCGCGATGACCAGGGGCGGCCCACCATCGGCTACGTGCAGGGCACTGCCCACGGATGGGCCCTGGCCATCCAGCAAGCCGAGAGCGAGGCGTACCGGCCCCTTCGCCGGGCCCTGTACTTCTTCGCGGGCGTGCTCGCGGTCACCGTGCTCGGGGTGCTCGTCGTGGCCTCCTTGTGGGGCCGCGCCCTGGTCACCCCGATTCGGACGCTGACCGATGCGGCCAACCGGATCAGCGTGGGGGAGCTCGACACCCAGGTGGCGGTGGCGTCGCGCGACGAGCTTGGCGACCTCGCTGACGCGATTGGCCGGATGCAGGACAGCATCCGGCTGTCCCTGGAGCGCCTGCGCCGGCGCCGCTGACCCGCGCGCCGAAGGCGCTCCCGGACCGACCCCGCGGGCCCCGCGGGGTGAGGAAACGAGACCCTCCATGCGCCCTGCGGGCGCCTCACGGGGAGCCTGATGCAGCCCAATTCCCTGCCCCAGGTCCTCATCGTCGACGACGACCGGGAGCTCCTCGGGTACGTGGGGACGTCCCTCCAGAAGTTCCGGGACCGATTCTCCGTGGTGGAAGCCTCCGACGGCCTCGCCGCCCAGGAGCAACTGCGGCGCCACCGGGTCTCGCTGGTGGTGACCGACCTCAAGATGCCGCGTGTCGACGGCCTGGGCCTGCTGGCCTACGTCATGGCCCACTACCCCGACGTCCCCGTCATCGTGCTCACGGCGGTGAGCACTCCCGAGTTGGAGCGGGCGGCCCGCCGGGGCGGCGCCATCGCCTACCTCGAGAAGCCCTTCCTGGTGAGCGATCTGGCCGAGAAGATCCTCACCGCCCTCGAACGCCAGGCCGACGGCGGCACCCTGCACGGGGTCTCCAGCGGCATGTTCCTGCAGCTCATCCGCCTGGAGCAGCGCACCTGCACCATCCGCCTCGCCGGCAAGGACACGGAGCGCCACGGAGCGCTCTTCTTCCTGGAGGGAGAGTTGGTCGACGCCCGGGCGGGGGATCTCCAGGGAGAAGCGGCGGCCCACGAGATCTTCCGGTGGAAGGAAGTCAACCTCACCATCCAGAACCTGTGCGCCGCCGACCACCCGCGACGGATCTCCGCGAGCCTGGAGGCGCTGCTCCTGGATGCCATGCGCCGGGGCGACGAGGCCGCGCGGCCCCGGGCCGAGGGGCAGCCTCGCCCGGCCGGCGGCACCGATCCCGCGACCCAGGTGCGTGCGCTCGTGGACCGGGCGCTGGGAGAGCGGTCGGGGGTGCTCGACATCTACCTGGATCCGGAGGCACAAGCTCGGTCGGGAGTCCTCGGGGAGCTCGGAGAGCGGTTGGGCTTGGGTCGGCTCCGGGCGGCCCACTTCTCCCGGCACTCGGCCACCGACGCGGTCGTGCTTCCGGGAGCCCCTCCCATCACCCTCCAGGTGGACCGCAAGGCAAACACCGCACGCCTGCTCCAGGTGCTCATGGAGGCAGAGACCGGACCGGACGGGAGCGCCCTGCCATGAGAGAGCTCTTCCGCGATCTCCTGGAGGTCCCGGACATACGGGGCGTGACCCTGTTTGCGCCCGGAGGAGCGGTCGTCTTCCGCGAGTGGCGGGAGCCCCCGCCGCCCGGGGAGAGCCCTGGGGAAGAGCTCTCGCTTCTCACGGCTGCCCTGGCCGGATACAAGGAGGCCGACGTGGCGTTTCGCCGCGGGTGGCTGTGCGCCCGGGAAACGCCCGCCGGTCTGCTCGCCGTGGTGGCCGGCCTCGGAGCTCCCCTGCCGCTGCTGCGGCTGCAACTGGATCTGCTCCTCCCCTCCCTCTTGCCCCGCCCCAGGAAGAGAGGCCTCCTGGGCCTCTTCGGCGGTGCGCCGGATGCCCGAGCGGGCCGCTGACCCCTGGCGCAATCCCCAAAGGCCGGTATGCTGCGCCCTGTGCCGCCCACCGCACCGGAGCAGCCCGTGACCCGCCGCCACCCGCATCACCACCCCCGCCCGGCACCCGCCCCCTCCCCCGCTCCGGCGGCGGGCCCCGCGGCGCCCCGCCTGGAGGTCGTCGTCAAAGCAGACACTGCCGGCACCCTGGAGGCGGTCACCCAGGGCCTCTCCCGGACCACCCCGGGAGACGGCGAGCTGCGCATCATCGGCGCGGGCCTGGGTGAGGTGGCCAAGTCCGACGTCCTCATGGCCACCACAGGCAGCCGGCTCGTGCTGGGGTTTCAGGTGCCTGTCGGCCCCCGGGTCGAGGAGTACTCCCGGGAACAGGGGGTGGAGATCCGCCTCTACCAGGTGATCTATACCCTCCTGGAGGAGGCCCGGAACCTCCTGCAAAGCCTCTCCCCGAAGCAGCCCGTCGAGCACATCGTTGGACGCGCCAAGGTGATCGCCCTCTTCAAGGGCAGCCGCAAGGGGATCATTCTTGGGTGTGAGGTCACGGAGGGCCGCCTGGCCGTGGGCGAGCGGTTTCGCGTGATCGACCCCGCGGGCCCGATCCACGAGGGAAGGATCGGGTCGCTGCACATCGGGCCCGACGCCGTGCGCGAGGCCCGGCCCGGCCAGCAGGCGGGGCTGAAGATCGAGGGCTTCCAGAAGGCGCGGGTCGGGGACTGGGTGGAGTGCTTCCGCGTGACTGCCCCTGGAGGACCTCCCCCCTGGACCCCTCGCCCGGGAGTCCAGCGAACCGAGAATTCCCCTTGACCCGTGGGGCCGTCCTGATAGCATGCGCGCCGCCACCGGTTTCTCGGAAACGCCCCCCCGGGGGCGGGGCCTACCCCAGGAGCGGCCGACGCCGCCCGCCCGGCTCACCGCAGAACGGCGGCGGAGACCCCCGCGTGACTCTCTGCTCCCGATGCGCCTCCACCGGCAAGACCTGCTGCCAGCAGACCGACATCCTCGTGACCCGGGCAGACGTGACCCGCATCCGGCTCCACAGCGGCCGGGACGATTTCTACGAACACCGACCCCCCGAGGACCCGGAGTGCCTCGGGGACGAGGGCGACCCCAACTGGCTCCTCTACACCCTGCGCCTCGACGGCACCCGCCGGGTGCTCCGCCAGACCACGGCCGGCGACTGTTGCTTCCTCACGTCCTCGGGGTGCGCCCTGCCCGGGGAGGTGCGGCCCCTCGTATGCCGCCTCCACCCGGTCACCTACACCGAGACCGGGCTGACGGGGCTCTACCCCGGATGCCCCGAGGAACTGGCCGAACCGGGGCAGGCACTCCTGCAGGCCATCGGCATGGACCTGGGCACGGCCCGCCGGTGGTGGGAAGAGCTCTACCGGGAGCTGCGCCAGGAGCTGCGGCCCGTGGACCGGGCCGCCTAGAAATCCCCGCTGGAACATGGAGGGCTCTGGGCAAGGTGACGGGATCCTGCGCCGCCGGAGGGGAGGCTCCCGGCCCGCACCGGCCTCGGGGGTCTGACGCGAGCCCTCGTCAGTCCTCGTCCTCTGCGGGCTCGAGCAGTCCCTGCTCCTCCAGGTAGAGGAGGTGCTCGTCCAGCACGTCCTCGATGGTGGCGGGCTCGGCCCCCGTGAGGCGACTGACGAAGGTGACCAGGCGGTCGTCCAGGTCCTCCAGGGCATCCAGATCGGCGTCGATGGCCGGAACGAGGTCGGCATGCGCCTCGCGCAGCTGGCGGATCTCTTCGAGGAAGTCCGCGCCCTCCTCGTCGTCCTCGACCACTTCCACAACCCCCAGGGCCGCCTGGAAGAGAAACTCGGCTTCCAGAATCTCCTCGACCACGCCGGGCTCCATCCCCGTGCGCTCCGACACGACCCGGGCGGCTTCTTCCACGTCGTAGACTTCCACTTCTTCCATCGGCGCGTCTCCTCTTGGCGGCACGGGCGTCTCGGATGAGGCCGAAGGGTAGCACGCCCCGGCAGGGCTGCAACAGCGCCTGCCCGAGCCCGACGCCGGGGGGCGCCTCAGGCGGAGCGGAAGGCCCGGGCCAGGGAGACGAAGAGCCGAGCGGCCTCCAGGATTTCGGGAAAGGCGACCCGCTCCTCCTCCGTATGGGCGTACTCGAGGCTGCCGGGGCCGAGTACGGCCGTGGGAACCCCGGCCGCGTGAAAGAGGTTGCCGTCGCTATGGCTTCGAAAGATCCCCACGTCGCGACCCCCCGCCCCCCGGAAGGCCCGGACCAGGGGGTCGTGCTCCGGCAGCACGAAGCCCTCGTGGCGGCAGGGATAGGCCACGGAAAGCCCCTTCCCCCCCGCAGCCGCGGCCACCCGGTCCACCGCGGCCACCACCCGGTCCACGGGGTGCCCCGGGGGCACGTGCACGTCCACCCAGGCCGCGGCCCGGGCGGGCACCGCGAACCCGGGGTTGGAGGTCTCCAGGTGGCGGATGCTCAGCACCGGACCGCCCTCTCCCCCCAGGGACGGCTCCTGGAGCATGGCGTGGAGCACCGCCAGAACCGCTTCGGCGGCGTTTCGTCCGAGCTCGGGCACGCTGGCGTGGGCCCGGCGCCCCCGGGCGGAGATCGCCGCCTCCACATACCCATAGTGGCTCGTGCAGAGCTCGAGCCCCGTGGGTTCGCCGATCACGGCCCGACCGGGCCGGGCCTCCCGTAGGAAGGCGGCGGAGCCGTCTCCGTCCTCCTCCTCCCCCACCACCAGGGCGAGCCCCACCTCCTGGCCCAGGCCAGCCTCCCGGAGGACCAGATACGCCTCGAGGAGCGCCGCACACCCGCCCTTCATGTCGGCCACCCCCAACCCGCGAACCCAGCCCCCGTCCAGATCCTCGGGGCCGAAATCCTCCAGGTCCCAGGCATCCACGGTGTCCACGTGGCCGACGAAGACCAGGGGGGCGTTGGGATTGCCCAGCACCAGGTTGTACCGGTCCTCGTCCACCGGCTGCACCCCGTAGGGGCACCCCTCGTCGGCGCACACGTCCTCCAGGTAGGCAAGGACCTCCTGCTCCTTGCCCGAGGGGCTGTACCGCGCAACCAGGCCCCGGAAGACTTCGCTGAGGCGCTCCGGGCGCACCCCTGCCCCGCCCATCAAGACCCCTTCTTGTGCCGCTTCCGGCGCAGCTCGTCGAGGTTCATGCTGAGATACACGTGGGGGTGGGGGTGATCGAAGCCCTGGGCGCGAAAGAAGGCCAGGGCCAGCTTGTTCTTCGCATCGGTATCCACCAGGAGGATGCGCACCCCTTGCTCGACCATGCGGTCCGCCAGGCGGCGGACGAGCCGGTCGCCGATACCCAGCTTGCGAAACTCGTCGTGCACGGCCATCCAGACCAGGTACCCGTACTTCCAGGGGGAGCGGGGCTTGGTCACCGTGGTCCCCATGGCGAAGCCCACTACCTTTCCCGACTCCCGGTCCTCGGCCACGAGGCAGTACTCCGGCTCGGTGGTGAAGAGCCCCGTGACCTCGTACTCGTCCCAGG
The Thermodesulfobacteriota bacterium genome window above contains:
- a CDS encoding cache domain-containing protein produces the protein MILICEDCGKKYRIDPDKISGPEARFRCKNCSFVMVVKKPAGEPAAPGVSPGEAREARGDAPAEPPALPSAPPPGAERTEAPESLPDVAAALPTRKGFGLTGKVTAVMLAVSLLPLLAFSGVALQQTQARMRAEQEAMAAQVTSGLASQVDEWIDKNVRALRAAARLPDIVGMDPAAQEVVLKALHQEYPWMYLTFTLDPAGGNVARNDGEALRDYSDRLYYRNVAAGSELAWQTLVGKTSKKPALVLAVPIRRDDRLVGVMAAAMTLDQVSDRVASWTAGETGFAFLVDETGKVVAHQVASFVQEEKNLGQHPLVAAQTRGSGGAHTFRDDQGRPTIGYVQGTAHGWALAIQQAESEAYRPLRRALYFFAGVLAVTVLGVLVVASLWGRALVTPIRTLTDAANRISVGELDTQVAVASRDELGDLADAIGRMQDSIRLSLERLRRRR
- a CDS encoding response regulator, which encodes MQPNSLPQVLIVDDDRELLGYVGTSLQKFRDRFSVVEASDGLAAQEQLRRHRVSLVVTDLKMPRVDGLGLLAYVMAHYPDVPVIVLTAVSTPELERAARRGGAIAYLEKPFLVSDLAEKILTALERQADGGTLHGVSSGMFLQLIRLEQRTCTIRLAGKDTERHGALFFLEGELVDARAGDLQGEAAAHEIFRWKEVNLTIQNLCAADHPRRISASLEALLLDAMRRGDEAARPRAEGQPRPAGGTDPATQVRALVDRALGERSGVLDIYLDPEAQARSGVLGELGERLGLGRLRAAHFSRHSATDAVVLPGAPPITLQVDRKANTARLLQVLMEAETGPDGSALP
- a CDS encoding M20/M25/M40 family metallo-hydrolase — protein: MGGAGVRPERLSEVFRGLVARYSPSGKEQEVLAYLEDVCADEGCPYGVQPVDEDRYNLVLGNPNAPLVFVGHVDTVDAWDLEDFGPEDLDGGWVRGLGVADMKGGCAALLEAYLVLREAGLGQEVGLALVVGEEEDGDGSAAFLREARPGRAVIGEPTGLELCTSHYGYVEAAISARGRRAHASVPELGRNAAEAVLAVLHAMLQEPSLGGEGGPVLSIRHLETSNPGFAVPARAAAWVDVHVPPGHPVDRVVAAVDRVAAAAGGKGLSVAYPCRHEGFVLPEHDPLVRAFRGAGGRDVGIFRSHSDGNLFHAAGVPTAVLGPGSLEYAHTEEERVAFPEILEAARLFVSLARAFRSA
- a CDS encoding GNAT family N-acetyltransferase, with product MNEAPRPLQPSRRPELEIRDMEIDDLPVVFHMGDRTFTSETPNLYRTWDEYEVTGLFTTEPEYCLVAEDRESGKVVGFAMGTTVTKPRSPWKYGYLVWMAVHDEFRKLGIGDRLVRRLADRMVEQGVRILLVDTDAKNKLALAFFRAQGFDHPHPHVYLSMNLDELRRKRHKKGS